Proteins from one Mercurialis annua linkage group LG7, ddMerAnnu1.2, whole genome shotgun sequence genomic window:
- the LOC126656555 gene encoding chromatin assembly factor 1 subunit FAS1: MTEEAEMMVIDVEDHAPKPNKTLKKRKRSSNSTLLSPEQKETQLEILKKETEGLFGYYRDMMNKRDGFGLGGEDGNFAGNNSLNGTVGLLMEESELGLSKLVEEIHAKLSNNKDGGGATAATVKSAVLFVGQRVMYGVPNVDADVLEDDAPSSLWCWETRDLKLMPSSLRGDLKIRRTCRRKIQERIIAVSGMVAALQKSETDQNCEFDLMKASEKLRKALQEADIRLLVDGMRQKNGAEMGDKEAKREQKLLLKQLKKDKQEAEKEKKRMDLELQKEKRLNEKELKRLQEEAEKNEKRRDKEESEMRKQLRKQQEEAEKELLRKEKEEAELKRKTAIKKQASIMERFLKRSKASPPCPSDETSTKGTVSDLPMQQNVKTLEAVTLAMDYTLLSNDDIEIDNIRKFHLSSWRHLGQTIFSNGKQHWSTRRTPKIELFKELKLTPRECSHEDELNVHKSVNGDEGQPSDDRLHTENLKSPDSRCKRSKQLLQFDKSHRPAFYGIWPKKSLVVGPRHPFRKEPDLDYDVDSDEEWEEEDPGESLSDCDKDDEEQNLEEGCSKEDEEDSEDGFFVPDGYLSENEGAHVDRMETDLSVEEAKDAPSGKQDLESEEFYTLLQQQKHIKDLTDHALRKNQPSIILNLMHEKDLLLVSEDATSNSKMEKMCLEALSMRYFPAGPPIEISRVDNQANDQDTCTSSAKASSTPISSATAIQDSDMPKIVSAIQSHSQSISKAVESLQSKFPTVSKSQLRNKVREISDFVENRWQVKKEILDKAGISISPEKGRGRMQNISTFFSKRCMPPSGKTINPNETSPEPSTKSGSTAVRQQHASTYGHP, from the exons ATGACGGAAGAAGCAGAAATGATGGTAATAGACGTTGAAGATCACGCGCCCAAACCCAACAAAACCCTGAAGAAAAGAAAGCGGTCATCTAACTCTACGTTACTCTCACCGGAGCAGAAGGAAACCCAATTGGAAATATTGAAGAAAGAAACTGAGGGGCTTTTTGGGTATTACAGGGACATGATGAATAAAAGAGACGGGTTTGGTTTGGGTGGGGAGGATGGCAATTTTGCTGGTAATAATTCGTTGAACGGAACAGTTGGGTTGTTGATGGAAGAGAGTGAATTGGGGTTGTCGAAGCTGGTGGAGGAGATACATGCAAAGCTGTCAAATAATAAGGACGGCGGCGGTGCTACGGCGGCGACGGTGAAAAGTGCAGTGTTGTTCGTTGGGCAGAGAGTAATGTATGGAGTGCCTAATGTGGATGCTGATGTTTTGGAGGATGATGCCCCGTCTTCTCTCTGGTGTTGGGAG ACAAGAGACCTAAAGCTGATGCCTAGTTCCTTGCGGGGTGACCTTAAAATTCGTCGTACGTGTCGAAGAAAGATTCAAGAGAGAATAATTGCTGTTTCTG GAATGGTAGCTGCACTACAAAAGTCGGAGACTGATCAAAATTGTGAATTTGATTTAATGAAGGCGTCAGAGAAGCTACGTAAAGCATTACAAGAGGCAGATATTCGTTTATTAGTTGATGGCATGCGGCAGAAGAATGGTGCAGAGAT GGGTGATAAGGAAGCAAAACGAGAGCAGAAATTGCTACTTAAACAACTAAAGAAAGACAAGCAAGAAgctgaaaaggagaaaaagAGGATGGATCTTGAGCTTCAAAAGGAAAAGAGGCTTAAT GAAAAAGAGCTTAAGAGGCTGCAGGAGGAGGCAGAAAAGAATGAAAAGCGTCGTGATAAAGAGGAGTCTGAAATGAGGAAGCAACTAAGAAAGCAGCAAGAGGAAGCCGAGAAGGAACTACTCCGTAAGGAGAAAGAAGAGGCTGAACTGAAAAGGAAAACTGCAATAAAGAAACAAGCTTCAATTATGGAACGCTTTCTCAAAAGAAGTAAAGCTAGTCCACCCTGCCCAAGTGATGAGACCTCAACTAAAGGAACCGTGTCTGATTTGCCGATGCAGCAGAATGTAAAGACTCTGGAGGCTGTTACTCTGGCTATGGACTACACTCTATTATCAAATGATGATATTGAAATTGACAATATTCGCAA GTTTCACTTGTCTTCTTGGCGTCATTTGGGTCAGACTATTTTCTCAAATGGAAAACAGCATTGGAGCACTCGTCGGACGCCCAAGATTGAACTATTCAAGGAACTTAAGCTAACGCCCAGGGAATGTAGCCATGAGGATGAGCTGAATGTACATAAGAGTGTAAACGGGGATGAAGGACAGCCTTCTGATGATAGATTACATACAGAAAATTTAAAGAGTCCTGACAGTAGGTGCAAAAGGAGCAAGCAGCTCTTGCAGTTTGATAAGAGTCATAGACCTGCATTTTATGGAATTTGGCCTAAGAAAAG TCTTGTTGTTGGGCCACGCCACCCTTTTCGAAAGGAACCCGACTTGGATTATGATGTTGACAGTGATGAAGAATGGGAAGAG gAGGATCCTGGTGAAAGTCTTTCAGATTGTGACAAGGATGATGAGGAGCAAAATTTAGAGGAAGGATGTTcaaaagaagatgaagaagatagTGAAGATGGCTTTTTTGTTCCTGATGGGTATCTCTCAGAAAATGAG GGAGCACACGTTGACAGAATGGAAACTGACCTCTCAGTCGAGGAGGCCAAAGATGCACCCAGTGGCAAGCAAGACTTGGAGAGTGAGGAATTTTATACATTGCTCCAACAGCAAAAGCATATAAAAGATTTGACAGACCATGCATTGCGGAAAAACCAGCCCTCCATTATACTAAATTTAATGCACGAGAAGGACCTTTTGTTAGTGTCAGAAGATGCAACAAGTAACTCTAAGATGGAAAAGATGTGTTTGGAAGCTCTTAGCATGCGATATTTTCCTGCTGGGCCGCCAATAGAAATTTCTAGGGTTGACAACCAAGCTAACGATCAAGATACTTGCACGTCCAGTGCCAAGGCCAGTAGTACACCTATCTCATCTGCGACAGCCATACAAGACTCAGACATGCCTAAAATT GTTTCTGCTATTCAGTCTCACTCACAGAGCATCAGTAAAGCAGTGGAATCCTTGCAATCTAAGTTTCCTACGGTATCGAAGTCTCAATTAAGAAATAAAGTTCGTGAAATATCAGATTTTGTGGAGAACCGTTGGCAG GTCAAGAAAGAAATTCTGGATAAGGCTGGCATATCAATTTCACCAG AAAAGGGGAGAGGAAGAATGCAgaacatttcaacatttttctcaaaaagGTGCATGCCTCCATCTGGTAAAACCATTAATCCGAATGAGACTTCGCCGGAGCCGTCGACAAAATCCGGTTCTACAGCGGTGCGGCAACAACATGCTTCCACTTATGGTCATCCATAG